The Acinetobacter lwoffii genomic sequence GCGCGTCAGAGTCATCCGGACCGTCGTCTGGTAATGATGTTCCAGCCACACCGTTATAGCCGTACCCGTGACTGTTTTGATGATTTTGTGGAAGTGCTTTCTACTGTAGACCAGTTATTGTTGCTGGATGTTTATCCTGCCGGTGAAAAACCGATTGTCGGGGCGGACAGCCGTACTTTGGCCCGCAGCATTCGCTTACGTGGTGAAGTCGAGCCGATTCTGGTTGATGCGACGGACGGCAACCTGAATCAGATCATGAGAAAAGTATTGCAAGCAAATGACTTGTTATTAACCCAGGGCGCAGGTAATGTTGGAGCAATCTCAGTCGAACTTGCACAAAATCACTTATATATAAAATAGTCATCTTGTGTGACTGAATTGAATTGACCAGATTGAAAAAAGTTTAAGGATATAAACGTGTCAAATGCTTCAAAATTCGGAAAAGTTGCCGTGTTGCTTGGTGGTAAATCTGCAGAGCGTGAGGTTTCTCTAGACAGTGGTACGGCGGTACTTGAGGCATTAGTGCGTTCAGGGGTCAATGCGGAAGCGTTTGATCCTCAGGAGCGTAGTGTCACAGAACTGGTAAATTATGATCGTGCTTTTATTGTATTGCATGGACGTGGCGGGGAAGATGGCCAGATCCAGGGCGCACTGGAATGGTTAAACGTGCCGTATACCGGTACCGGTGTACAAGGTTCTGCGATCGGCATGGACAAGGTCAAGACCAAGCAGGTCTGGCAGGGTTCGGAATTGCCGACAGCACCGTATCGCATTGTCACCAAAGACTCTGATGCGAACGACATTGTTAATGCTTTAGGCTTGCCTTTGATTATCAAGCCGGTACATGAAGGTTCCAGTATCGGCATGAGTAAGGTTGAGAAAATTGAAGATTTTGCAGAAGCAATTACCAAGGCAACTGAACATGATGCTGTGGTGATGGCAGAAAAATGGATTACCGGTCGTGAATATACCATTGTGGTTTTAAATGGTCAGGCGCTGCCGGTGATTCGTCTTGAACCGCCTCAAGATGTTGCCTTCTATGACTATGAAGCGAAATATCAGCGTAATGATGTGCAATATGGCATTCCATGTGGTTTAAGCGAAGCTGAAGAGCAACAGTTAAAAGCCTTGAGTTTGCGCGCATTCCAAGCAGTCGGTGCCAGTGGTTGGGGCCGGATTGATGCCATGCAGGATGAACAGGGCAACTTCTGGTTGCTTGAAGTCAATACCGTACCGGGCATGACCAGTCACTCACTGGTGCCAAAAGCGGCAGCTGCAGTCGGATACAGTTTTGATGAGCTGTGTGTCGCGATTCTGGAACAGACCTTGACTGGTTCGGCACACTAAATATGGCTCAACTTCCTGTTTCCATGCGCCGTAAACGTGCTGCGATTACTTCAATTCACGACAAGCCGCCGACACGCAAAGAAAAGCTGACCAATTTTGGTGGCTGGTTATTGTTGTGTATTGCGGTATTGGTGCTGGCCTTTGGAATATTGGGCTTATATAAAGTCATGACCAATAGTGACGTGGCAGAGCTGGGCGTGATAGGTACGCGCTCGGCTGCTGAACAGCGTCAGGTTATGCAATATGTGTCACTGATTGTGACCGAAAACTATTTTACTTCAGATCTGGAAGCGATCCGCGATCGTACTCTGGAATTATCCTGGGTGGATCGGGTCGTGGTGTCCCGAGCCTGGCCAAATGGCATTCGGGTGCGGGTGATGCCGCATCATGCAATTGCACGTTGGGGAACAGGGCGTTTATTGAGTGACAGTGGTGTTATTTTCACTGAAGTCATACCCAAGAATTATCAGGCATTACCGTTGCTACATGGGCCAGCGAGCCATGCAGAAACCATGATGCGTCGTTATAATGAAATTAATCAGTTATTTTTGCCACAAGGCATTCGTCTAAAAGAATTATATCTCACCGAGCGAATGACCTGGTTTATGCAGTTTGATTCGGGTTTAAGAATAATTGTGGATAAAGACCAGACTATGAGCAAATTACAACGCCTGAGCCATCTGTCTCAGAGCGATTTAAAGCCGGTCTGGTCTAAAATTTCGGCCATCGACCTGCGTTATCGCAATGGATTGTCGATACAGTGGAAAAATTCAATTCCGCCTAAAATTGTAAATGGACATTTTATTGTAACCATTGATGACACGGGCGTTGAGAATAAGGTAACAGTAAAGCCATAATGACCGGCTTTAAAAAATAGAGGCATTTAAAGCCATAAATCTAACAAACACGTAATGGTAGTAGTGAATAATGAGTGAAGCTGTTCCCTCGGTTGTGGCGATTGACATTGGGACACACAAAGTTTCAGTTTTGATTGGCAAGGTACACGCGCCAGACAATATCCAAGTGATTGGTATGGCCACCGCTCGTAACCGAGGCATGAGTAAAGGGAAAATTGTCAGTCTCGATAAAGTTATTACTGCAATTAAAAATGCCGTTCAAGAAGCAGAAGATATGGCGGAATGTCGTGTACATTCTGCCTGGGTCTCTATTCCAAGTGCCGAATTAAAAAGTTTTTATGCTTCAGGTCGCACCTCGATCGACAATAGCGAGCATGCGATTACCACCAGTGAAGTGGTGCGTGCACTGGAATTGGCTAAAGCTAGTCATTTGACTTCAGATCATTATCTGGTCAGTGCTGTGCCTCTGGGTTTTGAGCTGGACGACTCACCGGAATGGGTGTTAAACCCGATTCG encodes the following:
- a CDS encoding D-alanine--D-alanine ligase — translated: MSNASKFGKVAVLLGGKSAEREVSLDSGTAVLEALVRSGVNAEAFDPQERSVTELVNYDRAFIVLHGRGGEDGQIQGALEWLNVPYTGTGVQGSAIGMDKVKTKQVWQGSELPTAPYRIVTKDSDANDIVNALGLPLIIKPVHEGSSIGMSKVEKIEDFAEAITKATEHDAVVMAEKWITGREYTIVVLNGQALPVIRLEPPQDVAFYDYEAKYQRNDVQYGIPCGLSEAEEQQLKALSLRAFQAVGASGWGRIDAMQDEQGNFWLLEVNTVPGMTSHSLVPKAAAAVGYSFDELCVAILEQTLTGSAH
- a CDS encoding cell division protein FtsQ/DivIB codes for the protein MAQLPVSMRRKRAAITSIHDKPPTRKEKLTNFGGWLLLCIAVLVLAFGILGLYKVMTNSDVAELGVIGTRSAAEQRQVMQYVSLIVTENYFTSDLEAIRDRTLELSWVDRVVVSRAWPNGIRVRVMPHHAIARWGTGRLLSDSGVIFTEVIPKNYQALPLLHGPASHAETMMRRYNEINQLFLPQGIRLKELYLTERMTWFMQFDSGLRIIVDKDQTMSKLQRLSHLSQSDLKPVWSKISAIDLRYRNGLSIQWKNSIPPKIVNGHFIVTIDDTGVENKVTVKP